Within the Scleropages formosus chromosome 8, fSclFor1.1, whole genome shotgun sequence genome, the region tgtggaacatagtccatttggactcaatgtccccagtctccctcgggacctggttgaagctctgtcggaggtgggagctgaagacctctctgacaggggcctccgccaaacgttcccaacagaccctcactatgcgtttgggcctgccaggtctgtcaggctttttcccccgccatcgaatccaactcaccaccagatggtgatcagttgacagctcagcccctctcttcacccgagtgtccaaaacatatggccgaaggtcagaagaaaggactacaaagtcgatcatcgacctccgaccaagggcgtcctggtgccaagtgcactgatagacacccttatgcatgaacatggtgtttgttatggacaaaccgtgactagcacagaaatccaataacaactcaccacttgggttcagatcggggaggccgttcctcccaatcacgcccctccaggtgtcactgtcgctgcacACGTGGGCGTTAACGTCCCCCCGTAGAACGACacagtccccagtgggagcgctttccagcacgccctccagggactccaaaaaggccgggtactctgcactgccgctaggcgcataagcacaaacgacagtgagagaccgttccctgacccgaaggcgcagggagacgaccctctcgttcaccggggtagactccaacacatggtggctgaactggggggctattaataagcccacacccgcccgtcgcctctcaccctgggcaacgccagaatagtggagagttcacccttggtcgagaagagtggttccagaacccaagctgtgagtggaagtgagcccgactatatctagacggtatctctcaacctcccgcaccagctcaggctccttccccgccagtgaggtgacattccaagtcccaaaaaccagagttggcgcccgaaatttgggtcggccgggcactcggccccgaccaccgcccaaatcacaacgcaccgaccccttacggcctctccggcaggtggtgagctcaccgaagagcggctccacgtcttggcttcgggctgagctcggccaggccccatgggcatagacctggccaccaggcgctcgcatgcgagctccccccccaggcctggctctaggttggggccccggtgaccccataccgggcgaggtaaacgagaaccttgattttatagtcatgagggggttttgaaccatgctttgtctcgtctgtcacccaggacctgtttgccatgagAAACCATACCAgaggcatatagccccaggcaacatagctcctgagatcattcaggcactcaaacccctccaccacgttaaggtggcggttcgcggagtgGCCACGAAAAGACATTAGCATAAAATATCAACAGAGTATAGTTTGATTTTCATGTTCTTGCAACTGAGGAACATAACATGAgtgaaaacatacacacatagcaTTTCTGTACTATGGATGTAGCAATGCAAGAGGTTTCAAACAAATCTTTTACTCAAAATGCTTAATCATAACCTGCTATCAAGTCAACTCTTGGTGTACACACAccattttacacagcagggtaaaccATTTCACTGCGGTTTACCATGGCCTTCTTCTGAGCAGGTTCTTGGAGTGTAGGacgaaacccatgtgaacactggaagaacacaaactccacacagacaacctgattcaaacccagatccaaCTCTAGAGCtaaggagctgtgaagcaccaacAAGAACAGGGTAACTGAACTCATGAACACTTACAAGAGTGCAAAAAGGTCCCTTCAAGAGGACAGATCACCTCAGACCCTACTGAACTTACGCTCTCGTCAAAATCCATGAAGTTGGAGACCACTTTGATGTTGGGATGGTAGACCCCCGCCTGCCGGATTATCTCCTCCAGCACGTCCCCCAGGCCAGCTGAGAAGATGAACACGGGTACGTCGTGTTGGTGGAGTCTGTCGAAGAACTGTTCATACCCGTCCCTGcgtagaacacacacaaaggcacacacatgcattttggCCAAGTTCtcataaaaaattaatgcatcctattttttaacaatttacACAGAAAGTTGCACCACAAGTGCTTCCACAGCCAATGAGGGTTTGGCAAACGATCTACTGCAACAGCAAACCAAACTCCGTTAAACTTTTCATTATGACCGTGTACCTTAAACACACTTCAGATTCTCGTACAACTTCCGGAAGTTTGTCTTTCTGTAACCGCTGTTCCACCAATAATGTGTGTGACTTGAAATACCTGCAAAACATGGTTTAagattttataaaaatacaaactttaTTCACTTCTCATGATGCATTTCTTGTATGTTTAAGGTTTGAACTGAAATGACTAATGAACCTGCCACTGAAGTTAACTGaagttttttaataaaataaaaaaaggactgGTCACTTACACTTTTATGAGACTGTTTTGCAGAAAACTACTTATgaacttttaaaatgagtttcttCATTTATAATTGTAAAGAAAGCACCCCTCTACAGTAGCAATTTGATGCATCAACCTTTGTGCAAaagaaacagcacattttaccGACCTTTGGCTGAAATTCTGATCTGGGGCCAATTTCAAACTCTTGATACAGGTGTTTATGTCTGTGTGGACGTGTGCGCCGTACAAAGCGCCACTGGGTGGTGCgcgaggacgtgggttcgatccacactcagtctgtgtggagtttgcatgttctccccgtgtctgtgtgggtttcctcccacagtccaaagacacgcagttcaggtttgcccatagtgtgtgtgagacagagagtgttccactgatgtatggatgagtgacccgttgtaagtagtgtatctagcagtgtaagtcaccgcggtgagtaaggtgtgtgagctggtagtCATAGTTCGTtcgaagtcgctttggagaaaagcgtctgctaaataaatgtaaatgtttactaaTACCTGTATTTTTTTGGTTAGAGTTACGTTTTGGGTACTTGGTATTGTTTTTTCTtggatgtactgtatttgatgtaggcttttaaatttttttaatgcaaattgaGGGGATCTGAGACACTGTTCATctcatgtaaaattaaattagttttatatGACACCTttctcataacactacacagagttcaccggaagtagctttggagaaagcacctgctaaataaataaatgtgcgcatgtctgtgtgtataaagGCATGTTTGCTAAACTTACCACTCCACCATAAAGTGGAATTTCTCTTCCATGGGGAGATGTGGGTCAATTTCAATGgggtaatatttttctttcagcttcAGCAGCTACAGAGACATCAGAGAGGGCAGCGAGTTACTCTTAATTCGAGTACGCGCGGGACCCTGCAGTATTCCAATCAGTCGTCAATAAAGATTGCAACAATGCTAAGCAGTTAGATTTTATGAAGGCAAAGTCTGAAATGGCGTAACCAATTTTAGAATGGTGATTATAAGAAATAAGTCCACTGTTTGTCATTCACAATGATGCTAAGAACATCTTCCAGGGGATACATTTACCTGTTTCTTGCAGTCATCTGTGACCAGCTTGCAGTTGTCAATGATGTCTAAAGGGGAACAAATGAAGGGAGGGAGTGAAATAGACACATTTAATACATTCTCAATCTTGTCGACTAAAAACCACAAACTCTCAACAAACTTACTGCACACATTACATTCGGAATGAAATGTGGTATCACTTACTGTGACACGTGGGGCACCGTTGGCCATTGTTCGAAAACCGGCTTAATGTCCTGTCAAAGTCTGTGATgatctgaaatgaaacaaagacaatACTTAAGAGCAATGCTATGCCATGAGGCATCTTTGCATGTTGACCAAATGGAGGCAATGTACTGTCCTGGAGGCCTTCTAAGACCTTCCTTTACCTGGAGTTTAGAGGCCCCACCCTTGATCAGGCTGCAGATGATCTCCTCTACATATTCCGGGTTCCTTATGTGGACTGTGGACTTCTCAAACTGCGGCATCTGAAGAAAGGGGCAGGAGCAAAGGCAGTGAAGAGTAAGAGAAGTAGTGAATGACAGGTGagacagtgaaattaaatttaatgggAAAAACCAGAGGCCATGTAAATGGGATCAGTCAGTGATATGTGGAAAGGGCCTCTCACATTCCTCTTTTGGGACAGAGAGCCAGAGCAGACAGGCTGAGAACCTGACACCCCAGACCCCTGGGTCACCGTTGCGCAATGCTGCGAGCAGGGAAACAGCTGTTGTTTCGCCTCTTACATAAGTGACTGAGGAACCGGCGAACACCTGAAACGAGGGACCAAAAACTGCTGAAGGCAGGAGAATGATGACTTTGATGTCCGATTTCCCATGATATGACACCCGTATACGAGGGGTATACACATTTCGCTGGACAGCACTACTTGGAATCCTTAAAGGACATTAATTTATCGCTCTACCACACTGACAAATAAGCTAATGACTACTGAATTTCCCTGTCTTTACGTCAGCTGACAAGACATCACTACTTCTTTTCAGTGTCCTGTCCCACATGAAAACTGGACTTAGTCACATTATTCATAATGAGCCATTTATATGGCTGATCAGAGTGTAATTGTTCTCGTTGCACTCAATGCAAATAGGATAAAATAAGAAGacagaataaacatttaaaatggacCACATAATATTTACTTTCTGCACATAATCAGTTTCACAATTCTCAATCAGTAAATCGACatttttaaactgacaaaaataaatttgcagaaGCACCGCAGGCAAAGTGgttaaattaaaacaagaatAATGTTCACACTGTTCCGAAACAGTGTGAACATTattcttgttttaatttaatcctTGTTATTAGCAGGTTCTTACAGGCTATGAAAGTAGAGGTCTTTGTTTGAAGGCACACAACCTCTAAAATTCATCCACGGTAACATTAATGGGAAAAATTCAGTTCAGGTACTGGGCAGCACTTCTGTTACTGTAGTAATGACCTCAAAGTGGCTGCAGGCATAGAGCAAATGCTATTAAAAGTATCATGAAGTTAACCATCCTGTCAGGGTGACATTAAAAGTACATATGAAAGTTGGAGAATCTGAGAACGGCTGTGGAAGTCGTCACAGGACAACTGTACACTACTGCTATGCCTGGGATCTGTGCCCACGCCATTCCAGAAGCGGCTATTCCTGGACTCAAGTTTCACTCAACGTTCTTAAGGTTGGTTTCTTCTTCACACACTGGGACAGCACCTGCTGGGAGGCCAATGAGATTTAAACTAAAATAACACTTTGTACGCCACGCACACCCCTGCAATGCCCCATAGTGCAGTCACACATCAAGTTAAATCCTATAATCAATTGTGAAATTGCAGGCGAACCCCAAACCCTGGACTTGTCATGGGGTGGACTTTGGAGATGGGTAAGAATAAACTGCAAACCCTGCATGCCAGAGCTGAATGCTCAAGTggaaaggggtgtgtgtgtcatcaaTTTCACACTACACACAGAACAAAGCTTTCAGTCCAGTAAAGGTCAACACATGTTTAAACACAGCAGTGTGACACTttgagagggggaaaaaagtgaagagACTAGTTCAGCTGGTCCTTTAtgtggaaggaggaaaaaaaaaaaaaaacaacccccAAAGTCACCCACCATTTAGCTCACCGGAGCCAAGGCGAGGATCCCTCACTCACAAGGTTGAGCTGATCTCCAACATGAATTTGGGAGCAGGAGCTAAAGAGCCATATGAAACCTTGCATTCCCCAGCACACAGTTCCAGTCGCTGTGCCCAGCCAGCCCCTCCATCTCCATTAAATTTACGTAACCCCGTGGGAGGCCTCTTGTCTTGCATAACGCATTTGCTTCTCCGCAAAGCTGTCAGCACTGAagttaaaacacacagacacactacaCAAGAAGATTTCCTTACTCATCTTGACAACTTGCAGTTATACCACTGCAGACAGCAACTGCATTTAATTAAACTGACAGCTggtggaaaacaaacattatttataACCTACTTATTATCATTTGTAGTTTAAAACCCTTGAATTTCTAATgacatgtaaaaaatatataatatgaatttttttaattctaagaTACTCAAAAAGGAATGATTATctccaaaaaaacacaattaacaaGAAATAGGCAGAAGAGTTCACGCACCCAACACAGGAAGGCCGAATAGAACCATaaacaaggcaaaaacaaagacacaaaagaaCACACGCCAAGAGCAAGGCTTACCGCTGTGCCGTGTCCTGACACCAGTGGACGtgtgaaaagagaagaaagttCTCTCTGTCAGTCCATAGCTTATATAGCTCCAGCAGGGGGTGTCACCAAAAGCAGATCTGCTAATCCCACCCATGACCCTCTGCAAGATAGAAAAAGTTGCAGTGACGCAGCGGCCGATACCTGCCCTTTAGCATCAGCCCACAGCGTCCAGCGGCCGACTACAGGAATCCAGAGCAACGAGTTTAAGCAACAGCACTCCAGCACACCTATTCAACACTGGTAGTAGGGGAAAGGCCACAATCAGAGATCGCCTTCAATATCTGCCCTTGTACCTTTGCTCccgttcacaaaaaaaaaaaaaaaaaactgaatcaatcACATCTGAAAGGGTCAGAAGACATTTGATGCTTGGAGGGGGTCACACTGAGGTCGCTGACGCGGATTAACAGTTCAAGGATAAGAAAGTTgctgacagacagagacagcCTGCGCTAATTCAAAGCCCACATCGGCACTGCGGACCTTTAAAATGTGCGCAGCTGATGCATGTGAACAAGATGTGAAGACGTTAATACCTCTGGTACAATATTCATACCAAGACAGGTTagtgtaatttttgttttctattcaacggtttcattcatttatttatccgacactttcctccaaagcaacttggtgtTAAACTGTTTGCATTGACACGgccaagtaatttttactgtatcgattcacaGCAAGTGACCTGGATCACAGCttctacagcaagaggtgggattcgaacctgggacctttgcgGTAAAGGCACAAGCTCTAACCGCAGCACCACTTGCATTCTCCACCCCCACAGACGATCTCTTACTCGTGTATTGCTTTGTGCGATTTGCACACAAACAATTGATGTATAcaatttatttcctttcaaCAATAACCAAGGTGGCCAAAAAGATGAAAAGTCACATAGACCTGCAAGCCTTTCAGTCATTTAATG harbors:
- the nt5c3a gene encoding cytosolic 5'-nucleotidase 3 isoform X4, whose protein sequence is MPQFEKSTVHIRNPEYVEEIICSLIKGGASKLQIITDFDRTLSRFSNNGQRCPTCHNIIDNCKLVTDDCKKQLLKLKEKYYPIEIDPHLPMEEKFHFMVEWYFKSHTLLVEQRLQKDKLPEVVRESEVCLRDGYEQFFDRLHQHDVPVFIFSAGLGDVLEEIIRQAGVYHPNIKVVSNFMDFDESGILKGFKGDLIHVYNKHDGALKNSDYFKQLKDNCNIILLGDSLGDLNMADGVPNVESILKIGYLNDEVDDQLEKYLDSYDIVLVRDETLEVPNSILQKIL
- the nt5c3a gene encoding cytosolic 5'-nucleotidase 3 isoform X2, yielding MQGFIWLFSSCSQIHVGDQLNLMPQFEKSTVHIRNPEYVEEIICSLIKGGASKLQIITDFDRTLSRFSNNGQRCPTCHNIIDNCKLVTDDCKKQLLKLKEKYYPIEIDPHLPMEEKFHFMVEWYFKSHTLLVEQRLQKDKLPEVVRESEVCLRDGYEQFFDRLHQHDVPVFIFSAGLGDVLEEIIRQAGVYHPNIKVVSNFMDFDESGILKGFKGDLIHVYNKHDGALKNSDYFKQLKDNCNIILLGDSLGDLNMADGVPNVESILKIGYLNDEVDDQLEKYLDSYDIVLVRDETLEVPNSILQKIL
- the nt5c3a gene encoding cytosolic 5'-nucleotidase 3 isoform X3 — encoded protein: MMPQFEKSTVHIRNPEYVEEIICSLIKGGASKLQIITDFDRTLSRFSNNGQRCPTCHNIIDNCKLVTDDCKKQLLKLKEKYYPIEIDPHLPMEEKFHFMVEWYFKSHTLLVEQRLQKDKLPEVVRESEVCLRDGYEQFFDRLHQHDVPVFIFSAGLGDVLEEIIRQAGVYHPNIKVVSNFMDFDESGILKGFKGDLIHVYNKHDGALKNSDYFKQLKDNCNIILLGDSLGDLNMADGVPNVESILKIGYLNDEVDDQLEKYLDSYDIVLVRDETLEVPNSILQKIL
- the nt5c3a gene encoding cytosolic 5'-nucleotidase 3 isoform X1 yields the protein MDRSAVAKVGAVASAGVCALFGGVVLAQYIFTKKKRAARKTKIIDMMPQFEKSTVHIRNPEYVEEIICSLIKGGASKLQIITDFDRTLSRFSNNGQRCPTCHNIIDNCKLVTDDCKKQLLKLKEKYYPIEIDPHLPMEEKFHFMVEWYFKSHTLLVEQRLQKDKLPEVVRESEVCLRDGYEQFFDRLHQHDVPVFIFSAGLGDVLEEIIRQAGVYHPNIKVVSNFMDFDESGILKGFKGDLIHVYNKHDGALKNSDYFKQLKDNCNIILLGDSLGDLNMADGVPNVESILKIGYLNDEVDDQLEKYLDSYDIVLVRDETLEVPNSILQKIL